Proteins encoded by one window of Haloarcula pelagica:
- a CDS encoding ABC transporter ATP-binding protein — MSKPGMPDSEADGLSNVRDRDTRPFWKLFTTYGQAELPKFVVGTIASVLRMVMELIPTVVLAVAIDSLFFDTTPFALPLVPTRWLPESTGEQFLLVLGIMAVVYALNSALGWLNSYMWNSFAQHVQHSLRVDTYEAVQGRPVTFFDEHQTGDIMSILNNDVNQLEEFLTTHLNNLVVIVVRVGGMGVIMLLINWKLALIPVLTIPLLGFLSHWFVQSIGPKYRRVRKSVGKLNSRLENNVSGITTVKAFAREPFERNRVTEASAEYLDTQWNAITTRILYFPTMQLMTAAGYISVFGIGGWWVVTGSPPMAFYEGTTLTAGTLVLFLNYSQRFIYPMRRMGQIINGYQYAQAAGERIFGLMDADSGSETTDGSSASDDIEGDIDYENVSFSYGNDSKQDTERVLEDVSFDVEPGEYVGVVGRTGAGKSTLLKLLLRFYDPDSGTVRVDGRDVQDISLGSLRKSIGYVSQEPYIFYGTVAENIGYGRPEADKDDIRAAASAAGADSFVRDLEDGYDTMVGERGVKLSGGQRQRIAIARALLHDHDILILDEATSHVDNETEAAIQQNLTLHTEGKTTFAVAHQLSTVRNADRILVLDEGELVEQGTHEELLDADGLYSTLWQIQLGNLQPKDDAFTGTNAEVHSP, encoded by the coding sequence ATGTCAAAGCCTGGAATGCCGGATTCGGAGGCGGACGGGCTCTCGAACGTCCGAGATCGGGACACTCGTCCCTTCTGGAAACTGTTCACGACCTACGGTCAGGCGGAACTTCCGAAATTCGTCGTCGGAACGATCGCGAGCGTCCTCCGGATGGTGATGGAACTGATACCGACCGTCGTGTTGGCGGTCGCGATCGATTCACTGTTTTTCGACACCACGCCGTTCGCTCTCCCACTGGTCCCCACGCGGTGGCTCCCAGAGAGCACTGGCGAACAGTTCCTGCTGGTGCTGGGTATCATGGCTGTCGTCTACGCTCTCAACTCGGCGCTCGGCTGGCTCAACAGCTACATGTGGAACAGCTTCGCCCAGCACGTCCAGCACTCGCTTCGCGTCGATACGTACGAGGCGGTACAAGGTCGTCCGGTGACGTTCTTCGACGAGCATCAGACTGGTGACATTATGAGTATTCTAAACAACGACGTCAATCAGCTCGAGGAATTTCTCACGACGCACCTCAATAATCTCGTTGTGATCGTCGTTCGTGTGGGAGGAATGGGCGTGATTATGTTGTTGATCAATTGGAAGCTCGCGCTCATCCCCGTACTGACCATCCCACTCCTTGGCTTTCTTAGTCACTGGTTCGTCCAGTCGATCGGTCCGAAATACCGCAGGGTCAGGAAGAGTGTCGGGAAACTCAACAGCCGTCTCGAAAATAATGTCAGTGGTATCACTACAGTCAAAGCCTTCGCCAGGGAACCGTTCGAACGAAACCGGGTCACCGAGGCGTCGGCTGAATATCTCGATACACAGTGGAACGCGATCACGACACGAATTCTCTACTTCCCGACGATGCAGCTGATGACGGCGGCCGGGTACATCTCGGTGTTCGGCATCGGCGGGTGGTGGGTCGTCACAGGCTCACCGCCCATGGCCTTCTACGAAGGGACGACACTCACTGCCGGTACACTGGTGCTCTTTCTCAATTACTCACAGAGATTCATCTATCCGATGCGTCGCATGGGCCAGATCATCAACGGCTATCAGTACGCACAGGCCGCTGGCGAACGTATATTCGGCCTCATGGACGCCGATTCCGGCTCAGAGACCACGGACGGATCGTCGGCCAGCGACGACATCGAGGGTGACATTGACTACGAAAACGTCAGCTTCAGTTACGGGAATGACTCCAAGCAAGATACCGAGCGAGTTCTCGAGGATGTCTCGTTCGATGTCGAACCGGGCGAGTACGTCGGCGTCGTCGGACGGACAGGTGCGGGGAAGTCGACGCTCCTGAAACTCCTGCTGCGCTTCTACGACCCGGACAGCGGCACGGTCCGTGTCGATGGACGTGACGTTCAGGATATCTCCCTTGGTTCGTTGCGAAAGTCCATCGGATACGTCTCTCAAGAACCGTATATTTTCTACGGAACTGTGGCCGAGAACATCGGGTACGGTCGGCCAGAAGCCGATAAGGACGACATCCGTGCAGCGGCATCGGCAGCCGGTGCCGACTCGTTCGTTCGAGATCTTGAGGACGGCTACGACACGATGGTCGGCGAACGCGGGGTTAAGTTATCCGGCGGTCAGCGCCAGCGAATCGCCATCGCACGTGCGCTCCTCCACGATCACGATATCTTGATTCTTGATGAAGCAACGAGCCACGTGGACAACGAGACTGAAGCGGCAATTCAGCAGAATCTCACACTCCACACGGAAGGCAAGACTACGTTCGCTGTTGCGCATCAACTGTCGACGGTCCGCAATGCCGACCGTATCCTCGTACTGGACGAAGGTGAACTCGTTGAACAGGGTACCCACGAAGAACTTCTGGACGCAGATGGTCTCTACTCGACACTCTGGCAGATCCAACTCGGGAATCTACAACCGAAAGACGATGCATTCACTGGCACAAATGCCGAGGTTCATTCACCATGA
- a CDS encoding TetR/AcrR family transcriptional regulator, with protein sequence MGARDQSGDNQPESKDAIMEATFKALSKHGYADLSMQDIADEFDKSRSLLHYHYDTREDLILAFVDDLIGHKESQLARTEAEEPPERLLEYLDQFTLRADHHHGFAVALFELRLQALRDDRLREKLAKHYQRNIETAADIISDGVETGVFRSVDPSQVAETIYNAIQGAAFCEVVLGFEGAIQRMRDSIVEFVVGDLVSTATLLAENTESATHPR encoded by the coding sequence ATGGGTGCTCGCGACCAGTCCGGTGATAACCAGCCCGAGTCCAAGGACGCCATCATGGAGGCGACGTTCAAAGCACTGTCCAAGCACGGGTATGCGGATCTCTCGATGCAGGATATCGCTGACGAGTTCGACAAGAGCCGGTCGCTGCTGCACTACCATTACGATACCCGCGAAGACCTCATTCTCGCCTTCGTGGACGACCTCATCGGGCACAAGGAATCACAACTGGCGCGCACGGAAGCAGAGGAGCCACCGGAACGCCTCCTCGAATATCTCGACCAATTCACGCTCAGGGCCGACCACCATCACGGGTTCGCGGTCGCGTTGTTCGAACTTCGTCTGCAGGCACTCCGCGACGACCGGCTCAGGGAGAAGCTGGCCAAGCACTATCAGCGCAACATCGAGACGGCGGCGGATATCATCTCTGACGGTGTCGAGACCGGTGTCTTTCGCTCCGTCGATCCCTCCCAGGTGGCGGAGACGATCTACAACGCCATCCAGGGGGCGGCCTTCTGCGAGGTGGTCCTCGGTTTCGAGGGGGCGATCCAGCGGATGCGAGACAGCATCGTCGAATTCGTGGTCGGTGATCTGGTTTCCACCGCAACGCTGCTGGCAGAGAACACCGAGTCGGCCACACATCCTCGGTAA
- a CDS encoding FecCD family ABC transporter permease has translation MATHEQSTSDSRWFDPRMFDWIDRSLLTLIGASFALTVAAGLVQISLGAYGMSVLEAWRLVFAPAILFNPKTWEAFLLGGAVPELSQEAFIVWTIRIPRVLVAFLVGMNLAVSGGIFQAVTRNELASPYILGVSSGAGLAIMITLIFFTGLTPLIPLFASIGGIVAFIIVYVISWKNGTSPVRLVLAGVIVGTVAGSFQQGMFFMIEDIDVALSAMAWMTGSLTGIDWEQVRMILPWTVVSMGLALVASRQLNVLLLGEDTAESLGMPVETMRFALSVIAVVAAAASVAAAGLIGFVGLIVPHMVRNIVGSDYKRLTLGCLFVGPALIVVADTVARLLVSPNQIPVGIITGLIGGPYFLYLMRKKQNLGEI, from the coding sequence ATGGCGACGCACGAACAATCTACGTCCGACTCGAGGTGGTTCGATCCCCGGATGTTCGACTGGATCGATCGGTCGCTGCTCACGCTCATCGGCGCCAGCTTCGCGTTGACCGTCGCCGCCGGCCTCGTCCAGATCAGTCTCGGTGCCTACGGGATGTCCGTCCTGGAGGCCTGGCGACTTGTGTTCGCTCCCGCGATACTGTTCAATCCAAAGACGTGGGAGGCGTTCCTCCTCGGGGGGGCAGTCCCAGAGCTGTCACAGGAGGCCTTTATCGTCTGGACGATCCGCATCCCGCGCGTCCTCGTCGCGTTCCTCGTCGGGATGAACCTCGCCGTCTCCGGCGGGATCTTTCAGGCAGTCACGCGAAACGAACTGGCGAGTCCGTACATCCTCGGCGTCTCCTCCGGGGCTGGACTGGCAATCATGATCACGCTCATCTTCTTCACCGGACTGACGCCGCTGATCCCGCTATTCGCCTCCATCGGTGGTATCGTCGCCTTCATTATCGTCTACGTAATCTCCTGGAAGAACGGCACGTCGCCGGTTCGGCTCGTCCTCGCGGGCGTCATCGTCGGAACCGTGGCCGGCTCCTTTCAGCAGGGAATGTTTTTCATGATCGAGGACATCGACGTCGCTCTCAGCGCGATGGCCTGGATGACTGGCTCCTTGACCGGGATCGATTGGGAGCAGGTGCGGATGATCCTCCCATGGACCGTCGTCTCGATGGGTCTCGCGCTCGTCGCCTCTCGACAGCTAAACGTACTCCTGCTGGGAGAGGATACTGCCGAATCGCTCGGGATGCCAGTCGAGACGATGCGGTTCGCACTCTCAGTAATCGCGGTCGTCGCCGCTGCGGCGAGCGTTGCGGCCGCGGGACTCATCGGGTTCGTCGGTCTAATCGTTCCCCACATGGTCCGCAACATCGTCGGGAGCGATTACAAACGTCTCACGCTCGGCTGTTTGTTCGTCGGGCCGGCGCTCATCGTCGTTGCAGACACAGTTGCTCGCCTGCTCGTGAGTCCAAATCAGATCCCGGTCGGTATCATTACCGGCCTCATCGGCGGGCCGTACTTCCTCTACCTGATGCGGAAGAAACAGAACTTGGGTGAGATCTGA
- a CDS encoding ABC transporter ATP-binding protein has protein sequence MSKQTHTEPHADDTDTPEIGDPLLGVDRESGGESPLVAEELVLSYPSSDEPVIDGEAMTARSGAVTALVGPNGSGKSTFLKGIADKLGEREGTVLLKGRDIQSYGTKELARQLGLLSQESTAPDSITVEDLVHHGRYPHRGFFDRVSDEDERAVDRAIELAGCEHLRDREVGQLSGGQKQLAWIAMALAQDTDVLLLDEPTTFLDLRHQLEVMEIIETLRDESDITVVIVLHDIQQAARIADEMVALKDGEVRARGSPEAVVTEELLADVFGIEGEVDQTVHGPRIEPIRPRPDESDEGDTDQAVTEEGESEAP, from the coding sequence ATGTCGAAACAGACACACACCGAGCCTCACGCGGACGATACTGACACACCGGAGATCGGAGATCCGTTGCTGGGGGTCGACAGAGAGAGTGGAGGCGAGAGTCCCCTGGTGGCTGAGGAGTTGGTGCTCTCGTACCCCAGTAGCGACGAGCCGGTGATTGACGGCGAGGCGATGACGGCCCGATCGGGGGCCGTGACCGCACTCGTCGGCCCGAACGGGTCGGGAAAGAGCACGTTCTTGAAAGGGATCGCAGACAAACTCGGGGAGAGAGAAGGCACGGTGCTTCTCAAAGGGCGCGACATCCAGTCGTACGGGACGAAAGAACTGGCCCGACAGCTTGGGTTACTGTCTCAAGAGAGTACAGCACCGGACAGTATCACCGTCGAAGACCTCGTCCATCACGGTCGGTATCCACACCGTGGCTTCTTCGACCGCGTCTCGGACGAAGACGAGCGAGCGGTCGATCGGGCGATCGAACTCGCCGGCTGTGAGCACCTCCGGGATCGCGAGGTCGGCCAACTGAGCGGTGGTCAGAAGCAGCTGGCGTGGATCGCGATGGCGCTCGCACAGGACACCGATGTCTTGCTCCTCGACGAACCGACGACGTTTCTCGACCTCCGGCATCAGCTCGAAGTAATGGAGATCATCGAGACGTTACGCGACGAGAGCGACATCACCGTCGTCATCGTGCTCCACGACATTCAGCAAGCAGCTCGGATCGCCGACGAAATGGTCGCGCTGAAAGACGGCGAGGTCCGTGCACGTGGCTCCCCGGAAGCGGTCGTGACGGAAGAGCTTCTCGCAGACGTATTCGGAATCGAAGGGGAAGTCGACCAGACGGTCCACGGACCACGGATCGAACCCATCCGCCCCCGTCCGGATGAATCGGATGAAGGGGACACAGACCAAGCGGTTACCGAAGAGGGAGAATCAGAAGCACCGTAA
- a CDS encoding helix-turn-helix domain-containing protein, producing the protein MTDIEAVIQVEHPDIVCTESVAHDQSSKVMSVSEAGTDPTSRTFYYYIESSDFNRFEDGLRNDNTIAEFERIIETRDQEAIYCVEYSGEGILLSPVISAANGVILDKENDGSSWLFRIWMTEREDLRYIWDYAQQNDIEIELQRVNEYASLGNTDAGLTDSQREALLVALETGYFEEPRNATLGEVAAALDISQPAAGGLLRRGVRRLIISSLLDESKTQSNYKPDADIL; encoded by the coding sequence ATGACCGATATTGAGGCCGTTATTCAGGTCGAACATCCCGATATAGTGTGCACGGAGTCAGTCGCGCACGACCAAAGTTCGAAAGTAATGTCGGTGTCGGAGGCGGGAACTGACCCAACGTCTAGAACCTTCTATTATTACATCGAATCATCTGACTTCAATCGGTTCGAAGACGGACTACGGAACGATAATACCATCGCTGAATTCGAACGGATCATCGAAACCAGAGATCAGGAGGCGATATATTGCGTCGAATACAGTGGCGAAGGGATACTTCTCTCACCGGTGATTTCGGCCGCGAATGGTGTTATCCTCGATAAGGAAAACGATGGAAGCTCTTGGCTGTTCAGAATCTGGATGACCGAACGAGAAGACCTGCGGTATATCTGGGACTACGCCCAACAGAATGATATTGAAATCGAACTACAGCGTGTGAATGAATACGCGAGTTTAGGAAATACAGACGCTGGATTGACCGATAGCCAAAGGGAAGCACTTCTCGTCGCACTCGAAACAGGGTATTTCGAAGAACCACGGAACGCAACTCTCGGCGAGGTCGCCGCTGCTCTGGATATCTCACAACCTGCAGCTGGTGGTCTCCTTCGACGTGGAGTCAGGCGGCTCATCATATCGTCCCTGCTAGATGAAAGCAAAACCCAAAGTAACTACAAACCCGACGCCGATATACTGTAG
- a CDS encoding PIN domain-containing protein, translating to MSGHPSTEKYYKSNGGDEELWVMPTPAHAEALVGVGNLPSGNLDQAIEALPWGEVYDITEPLSVEAARIADEIGPERPYLDGVDALVAAVGRELDAPVVSADGDLTHDETKQVIDVEEYR from the coding sequence TTGAGCGGCCATCCCTCCACAGAAAAGTACTACAAATCGAATGGTGGCGACGAGGAGCTGTGGGTGATGCCCACGCCCGCCCACGCGGAAGCACTCGTCGGTGTCGGAAACCTTCCATCTGGCAATCTCGATCAGGCAATCGAGGCGTTGCCTTGGGGTGAAGTCTACGATATTACCGAACCCCTGTCGGTGGAAGCGGCCCGGATCGCCGACGAAATCGGGCCGGAGAGGCCGTATCTCGACGGCGTTGATGCGCTCGTGGCTGCTGTCGGTCGAGAACTCGACGCACCAGTTGTCTCGGCGGATGGCGACCTCACCCACGACGAAACAAAACAAGTCATCGACGTCGAGGAGTATCGATGA
- a CDS encoding ArsR/SmtB family transcription factor, translating to MTENRLATDIFRLLADDTRVDILRALAVAQYERAQVGSGAAELGFSEIYDLVDVENTSKLSYHLGELTETYLRKSNDGYSLSHAGERIVRFILSGNYKQPESFGPETVDGVCVFCGEEALEAKLSHQFLRIDCTACEQQVTGQPITPAQVRTRDGESFVQSVKLRSAEDARQIRREMCPECGARLSAEVVSVPETPLPDADSLVVTSSCEECLREYNSPLTYSVVYHPASIAFHWDRGVDVAARGLWEFHQYVYEGRWTSEQTASDPNEYEVVLRHSGDAVRLYLDSTATVVGTERVRGASGEFSRS from the coding sequence ATGACAGAGAACCGTTTGGCGACGGACATTTTTCGTCTCCTCGCTGACGACACACGGGTCGATATTCTTCGTGCTCTTGCTGTTGCGCAGTACGAGCGCGCACAAGTCGGCTCAGGGGCTGCCGAACTCGGGTTTTCCGAGATCTACGATCTCGTCGATGTGGAGAACACGTCGAAGCTGTCATATCACCTCGGAGAACTCACCGAGACCTATCTGCGGAAAAGCAACGACGGCTACTCGTTGTCACACGCTGGTGAGCGTATCGTTCGATTCATACTGTCGGGGAATTACAAGCAACCGGAGTCATTCGGGCCTGAAACGGTCGATGGCGTGTGCGTCTTCTGCGGCGAGGAAGCGCTGGAAGCAAAACTCTCGCATCAATTCCTCCGTATCGACTGTACGGCCTGTGAGCAACAGGTGACGGGACAGCCGATCACCCCCGCACAGGTCAGGACGCGAGACGGCGAGTCGTTCGTGCAGAGTGTCAAGTTGCGCAGTGCGGAGGATGCTAGGCAGATACGGCGGGAGATGTGTCCAGAGTGCGGGGCGCGTTTGTCCGCCGAGGTGGTTTCGGTGCCCGAAACTCCATTACCCGATGCTGATTCGCTCGTGGTGACCAGTTCCTGTGAGGAGTGTCTCCGGGAGTATAACAGTCCGTTGACCTACAGTGTTGTCTACCATCCGGCGTCGATTGCGTTTCACTGGGATCGTGGCGTCGATGTGGCGGCACGAGGTCTCTGGGAGTTTCACCAATACGTCTACGAGGGGCGCTGGACGTCCGAACAAACGGCGTCTGATCCCAACGAATACGAGGTCGTATTACGTCACAGTGGCGATGCAGTTCGACTCTATCTCGATTCGACTGCGACGGTGGTGGGGACGGAGCGCGTGCGAGGCGCGAGTGGTGAATTTTCGCGATCCTGA
- a CDS encoding class I SAM-dependent methyltransferase, with amino-acid sequence MQSSNSHDATGPQYRTHSTETDRHKSAQRGSKSADEIADAYADVADKLARWRQLDQFFAGRYRRRQFTHARGRVLDVACGTGRNFRSLTSASEVVGIDISEEMLVHARNELGRLDLEGTVQQMDAQALDFPDDSFDTVISSFSTCTFPDPIAALHEMDRVCTPDGEILLLEHRRSDAAPLARFQDWRAESHYEKTGCRLTHDPLSTVEQAGLPVEDVSTAFFGLVTTIDVIPR; translated from the coding sequence ATGCAATCGAGCAACTCCCACGACGCGACAGGCCCACAGTATCGAACACACAGCACGGAGACCGATCGACACAAGTCGGCACAACGGGGCTCGAAATCGGCCGACGAGATCGCCGACGCGTATGCAGACGTGGCGGATAAACTCGCCCGGTGGCGACAGCTCGACCAGTTCTTCGCCGGTCGGTATCGTCGACGGCAATTTACGCACGCGAGGGGGCGAGTCCTCGACGTTGCCTGCGGTACCGGACGGAACTTCCGCTCCCTCACATCGGCGAGCGAAGTCGTCGGTATCGACATCAGCGAGGAGATGCTCGTCCACGCCCGGAATGAACTCGGCAGGCTCGATTTGGAAGGCACCGTCCAGCAGATGGACGCCCAGGCACTCGACTTCCCTGACGACAGCTTCGACACCGTCATCTCGTCGTTTTCCACGTGCACGTTCCCCGATCCGATTGCCGCCCTCCACGAGATGGATCGGGTCTGCACACCTGACGGGGAAATCCTGCTCCTCGAACACAGACGCAGTGACGCCGCCCCACTTGCACGGTTCCAGGACTGGCGCGCCGAATCCCACTACGAGAAGACCGGCTGTCGATTGACTCACGATCCGCTGTCGACCGTCGAGCAGGCGGGCCTTCCAGTCGAGGACGTGTCGACTGCGTTCTTCGGTCTCGTCACCACCATCGACGTTATTCCGAGGTAA
- a CDS encoding CPBP family intramembrane glutamic endopeptidase, giving the protein MAKTDSRLYSLVWSQQRSRVRPIWSILVPIVVGFLALRLVGVAALSFDLHRGGMMVAAFGGTTLVMLGVIGISARYLDQRPVHEYGYRVSRDWWQDLVVGTVFGVLIVALAVVIAQTTGSLRVTSSTLVPDPGLLGWLLVFFAAFVGVAFYEEFIYRGSFITNAVEGLTARGISRPVAIGIAVVASTLVFALVHLPGAILADANVGLVFVKTGLLGGLFGVAYLRTEELALPMGLHFGVNYALMNIFGIGAAEAPGVPSLLTVEQTATGLWSPSRGVPLIVAVLAGYVVVFLWTRWRNRDRTAKQDTHLTHTGSD; this is encoded by the coding sequence ATGGCTAAGACGGACTCCCGGCTTTACTCGCTCGTCTGGAGCCAACAGCGCAGCCGCGTGCGCCCCATCTGGAGCATCCTCGTCCCTATCGTCGTTGGCTTCCTGGCGTTGCGCCTCGTAGGTGTAGCCGCGCTCTCGTTCGACCTGCATCGCGGTGGGATGATGGTGGCCGCCTTCGGCGGGACGACCCTCGTGATGCTGGGTGTCATCGGTATCTCCGCGCGGTATCTCGACCAGCGACCAGTGCACGAGTATGGGTACCGCGTATCCCGCGACTGGTGGCAAGATCTCGTCGTCGGCACTGTGTTCGGCGTTCTCATCGTTGCGCTGGCTGTCGTCATCGCTCAAACCACCGGTTCCTTGCGAGTGACCAGCAGCACACTCGTCCCAGACCCAGGACTACTCGGGTGGCTACTCGTCTTCTTCGCTGCGTTCGTCGGCGTCGCGTTCTACGAGGAGTTCATCTACCGTGGCTCGTTCATCACGAACGCCGTCGAGGGGCTCACAGCTCGCGGTATCAGCCGCCCTGTGGCAATCGGCATTGCAGTGGTCGCAAGCACACTCGTGTTCGCACTCGTCCACCTCCCGGGGGCAATCCTCGCGGACGCCAACGTCGGCCTCGTCTTCGTGAAGACCGGGTTACTCGGCGGCTTATTCGGCGTCGCATACCTCCGTACCGAGGAACTTGCACTCCCGATGGGCCTGCACTTTGGCGTGAACTACGCGCTCATGAACATCTTCGGCATCGGTGCCGCAGAAGCCCCCGGTGTCCCGAGTCTACTGACTGTCGAACAGACTGCGACAGGCCTATGGAGTCCATCTCGCGGTGTTCCGCTCATAGTTGCAGTCCTTGCCGGGTACGTCGTCGTGTTTCTGTGGACACGCTGGCGAAACCGCGACCGCACTGCCAAGCAAGACACCCACCTCACCCACACCGGTTCCGATTAA
- a CDS encoding serine hydrolase domain-containing protein — protein MDTLAKPRPHCQARHPPHPHRFRLMTQPRFSTADESRDKSTRRSFLAGVGGLGLVVTGTTTSRTSATTASKSADAQPGEAPFTNSEELEAFVDDVMADRIGTTTPGATVAIVSGDAPVLTKGYGAADVETAVPVRAAETVFRVGSVGKLLTYTAVMKGVEDGVLDLDTDVNTYLSDSRVTIPDTYDDSVTLRHLGTHTAGFESTLDPDIVADPDTLDSLETLLTNQQPSRIRPPGELVGYSNYGAALAGHVVAEAYDTTFEEYVQSRIFDPLGMTHSTFLQPVPSDQPGDLAAPHIRDTDSFLAADDVYINMRPAGSLSATATDMAAFMQAHLGDGAVDDARILDAETAETMHSRHHVRHPAVTNWRYGFHEYGTPDANLIGHSGATINYTSYLLLAPDHDVGIFVAYNSNPDELPKAVVDEIVAEYELQQAPTTPTPTSRPGGQERAETVAGEYSLTSLPQRGPLQVVDFLEQLTVEPAANGRLRTTTLEGDGREWVETDPYVYEEVGGHDVLAFEVTDHEVDVLNMNREPTGVYQPVPFHGRQLVTGGVLGTAVSGFGLSLAGWGGHTAWKQWTQQRSDDETDKGDSE, from the coding sequence GTGGACACGCTGGCGAAACCGCGACCGCACTGCCAAGCAAGACACCCACCTCACCCACACCGGTTCCGATTAATGACACAACCACGATTCTCGACAGCAGACGAAAGCAGGGACAAGAGTACGAGACGGTCGTTCCTCGCCGGCGTCGGTGGCCTCGGGCTCGTTGTCACCGGGACCACTACCAGTCGAACGAGCGCCACGACAGCCTCGAAGAGTGCCGACGCACAGCCAGGCGAGGCCCCGTTCACGAACTCAGAAGAACTCGAAGCGTTCGTCGACGACGTGATGGCTGACCGGATCGGGACGACGACGCCCGGAGCTACTGTCGCCATCGTCTCGGGAGACGCACCTGTCCTCACCAAGGGATACGGCGCTGCCGACGTCGAGACTGCTGTTCCAGTTCGAGCCGCCGAGACAGTGTTCAGAGTCGGGTCAGTCGGCAAACTCCTGACCTATACCGCCGTCATGAAAGGCGTCGAAGACGGTGTACTCGACCTCGATACCGACGTCAACACGTATCTCAGCGACTCACGAGTTACGATCCCGGACACGTACGACGATTCCGTGACACTCCGACATCTCGGCACGCACACCGCCGGGTTCGAATCCACGCTCGATCCCGACATCGTCGCAGACCCGGATACTCTCGACTCGCTGGAGACGTTACTCACGAACCAGCAGCCCTCGCGTATCCGCCCGCCTGGGGAGCTCGTCGGGTACTCGAACTACGGCGCGGCGCTCGCTGGCCACGTCGTCGCCGAAGCCTACGACACGACGTTCGAGGAGTACGTTCAGTCGCGAATTTTCGATCCGCTCGGGATGACCCACAGCACGTTCCTCCAGCCGGTTCCGTCTGACCAGCCCGGCGACCTCGCTGCGCCACACATCCGCGATACCGACTCGTTTCTGGCAGCTGACGATGTCTACATCAATATGCGTCCCGCGGGCTCGCTGAGCGCGACGGCCACGGACATGGCCGCGTTCATGCAGGCCCACCTCGGTGACGGCGCAGTCGATGACGCTCGGATTCTCGACGCTGAGACCGCCGAGACGATGCACAGCCGTCACCACGTCCGTCACCCGGCAGTGACGAATTGGCGGTACGGGTTCCACGAGTATGGGACGCCCGACGCCAACCTCATCGGCCACTCTGGTGCGACGATCAACTACACGAGCTACCTGTTGCTCGCCCCAGACCACGACGTCGGGATCTTCGTCGCCTACAACAGCAACCCGGACGAACTGCCGAAAGCCGTCGTTGACGAGATCGTCGCGGAGTACGAGCTCCAACAGGCACCGACCACACCGACTCCGACATCGAGACCGGGCGGTCAGGAGCGCGCCGAAACCGTTGCCGGCGAGTACAGCCTCACCTCCCTCCCACAGAGGGGGCCACTCCAGGTCGTTGATTTTCTCGAACAGTTGACTGTTGAGCCAGCGGCCAATGGCCGCCTGCGCACAACGACTCTCGAAGGTGATGGCCGAGAGTGGGTGGAGACAGACCCGTACGTGTACGAGGAGGTCGGCGGCCACGACGTGTTAGCCTTCGAGGTCACAGATCACGAAGTAGACGTGCTGAATATGAATCGCGAACCCACTGGCGTCTACCAGCCTGTTCCGTTCCACGGACGCCAACTCGTCACAGGTGGTGTACTCGGGACCGCAGTATCCGGGTTCGGCCTCTCGCTCGCTGGCTGGGGCGGACATACTGCTTGGAAACAGTGGACACAGCAGCGGTCAGACGACGAAACAGATAAGGGGGACTCCGAATGA